A window from Candidatus Methylomirabilota bacterium encodes these proteins:
- a CDS encoding endonuclease III domain-containing protein — protein sequence MSQTATGRRLLSLYRHLFRHFGPQRWWPARSRFEVIVGAILTQNTAWTNVEKAINAIRAARLLNPRGIDGTPHDRLARLIRPTGYYNMKAERLKHFTCFLLARYSGSVQRMFRGKRPGLREELLGILGIGEETADSILLYAGGRPIFVVDAYTRRVLERHGLIAANARYGEIQRLFMAHLPADPALFNEYHALLVAVGKSYCRRTPNCNGCPLRYDLPACASHADRPKASPLLP from the coding sequence ATGTCACAGACCGCAACAGGGCGTCGGCTCCTCTCCCTCTACCGACATCTCTTCCGTCATTTCGGACCACAGCGCTGGTGGCCAGCCCGCTCCAGGTTCGAGGTCATTGTCGGCGCCATTCTGACCCAGAACACCGCCTGGACCAATGTTGAAAAAGCGATCAACGCGATTCGGGCCGCACGTCTGCTCAACCCCCGTGGCATCGATGGCACACCGCACGATCGACTCGCGCGGCTCATCCGTCCGACAGGTTATTATAACATGAAAGCCGAACGCCTGAAGCATTTCACCTGCTTCCTGCTGGCGCGTTACAGCGGAAGCGTGCAGCGAATGTTTCGAGGAAAGCGGCCCGGATTGCGGGAAGAGCTGCTGGGAATTTTAGGGATTGGCGAGGAGACGGCTGACTCCATCCTGCTGTACGCGGGCGGGCGGCCGATTTTTGTCGTGGACGCGTACACCCGTCGAGTGCTGGAACGGCATGGGCTGATCGCGGCAAACGCACGGTATGGCGAGATTCAGCGTCTCTTTATGGCACACCTGCCGGCTGATCCGGCGCTCTTCAATGAATACCACGCCCTGCTGGTAGCTGTCGGGAAGTCCTACTGCCGAAGAACACCGAACTGCAACGGTTGCCCCCTCCGGTATGACCTGCCTGCCTGTGCGTCGCACGCAGACAGGCCGAAGGCATCACCGCTTCTGCCGTAG
- a CDS encoding threonine synthase: protein MAPKGRRGEARFYELYCIACGTTCTEQESSSRCVSCGKPLGVRYDYAYIRARLNRYSLKTSPIKALKYLDFYPILNLDLVVSLDEGGTPLYRCHRLAKELGIKHLYIKNEGMNPTGVFKDRGTLVEITKAKEQGAKAICVASTGNMAGSVAAYASIANLPCYVAVPEGTPIGKMSQALSYGARVLQIRGTYNDAASIAEQMSQRYGFYLAGDYAFRVEGQKSQAFEIVEQLDWQAPAVVIVPMGCGTNIAALWKGFKEFHELGLIASLPRMIGVQPIGCSPIVAAFNQGSDTIVPVKKPESVASALMAGDPLDGLKALAALRESGGCALSLSDTEILQAQQQLSRQESIFVEPSGAIPVGVLALLLTSARVRADETVVCLATGNGLKDPRAALRVLPSPATIDPSLQEVEKFLKLRLYEIRAAGAKNGDKNLFEQVPSVTDITVRVRQEFGVKLTAEYAGKVRSLIEEFVKKGKPIMKADLQYIVENVLKGLSVHKPILTVEDFKVSTSLHGQAEAAVWVLFDGEKVEATAVGVGPVDAVINALKQAALTRGKLFFELIDYNVEISSPGTDASVETTIVMKDAEGSRIVAIGTSPDIIVASVNAFVEGYNLLWLRQKR, encoded by the coding sequence ATGGCCCCGAAGGGAAGGCGTGGGGAGGCCAGGTTTTACGAGCTCTACTGCATTGCGTGCGGCACAACCTGCACCGAGCAGGAGAGCAGCTCGCGTTGCGTCAGTTGCGGCAAACCGCTGGGGGTGCGCTACGACTATGCCTACATCAGGGCTCGCCTGAATCGATACTCGCTCAAGACCTCACCGATCAAAGCGCTCAAATACCTTGATTTCTACCCTATCCTCAACCTTGATCTGGTGGTCTCGCTTGATGAGGGCGGAACGCCGCTTTACCGGTGCCATCGGTTGGCCAAGGAGTTAGGGATCAAACATCTCTACATCAAGAACGAAGGGATGAATCCGACCGGCGTGTTCAAGGATCGAGGGACGCTGGTGGAGATCACCAAGGCCAAAGAGCAAGGCGCCAAGGCGATCTGCGTGGCCTCCACCGGCAATATGGCCGGCTCCGTCGCCGCCTATGCGTCAATCGCGAATCTGCCCTGCTATGTGGCGGTGCCGGAGGGGACCCCAATCGGCAAGATGTCTCAGGCCCTCTCCTATGGAGCCCGGGTCCTCCAGATCCGGGGGACGTATAACGATGCGGCCTCCATCGCCGAGCAGATGAGCCAGCGCTACGGGTTTTACCTGGCTGGTGATTACGCCTTCCGCGTCGAAGGTCAAAAGTCACAGGCGTTCGAGATCGTGGAGCAGTTAGACTGGCAGGCTCCAGCCGTTGTCATCGTCCCGATGGGTTGCGGGACCAACATCGCCGCCCTGTGGAAGGGGTTTAAAGAGTTTCACGAACTGGGGTTGATCGCGTCCCTGCCGAGAATGATCGGTGTCCAGCCGATCGGCTGTTCGCCGATCGTGGCCGCGTTCAACCAGGGAAGCGATACCATTGTTCCCGTGAAGAAACCGGAATCGGTCGCCTCGGCGCTGATGGCAGGCGATCCGCTGGACGGGCTGAAGGCGCTGGCTGCGCTGCGAGAATCAGGCGGATGCGCCCTGTCGCTTAGCGATACCGAGATCTTGCAGGCCCAGCAGCAGCTCTCGCGCCAGGAGTCGATCTTCGTCGAGCCGTCCGGGGCGATCCCAGTCGGGGTGCTTGCGCTCCTGCTCACCAGCGCGCGGGTGAGGGCGGATGAGACGGTGGTTTGCCTCGCTACAGGGAATGGGCTCAAGGATCCCAGGGCGGCGCTGCGGGTCCTCCCGTCGCCGGCTACGATCGATCCCTCATTGCAGGAGGTTGAAAAGTTTCTGAAGCTACGCCTGTATGAGATCCGGGCCGCCGGCGCCAAGAACGGCGACAAGAACCTGTTTGAGCAAGTTCCGTCGGTGACCGATATCACCGTGCGGGTACGACAGGAGTTCGGGGTTAAGCTGACCGCGGAATACGCCGGCAAGGTGCGATCGTTGATCGAGGAGTTTGTCAAGAAAGGGAAGCCGATCATGAAGGCCGACCTTCAGTACATTGTTGAGAATGTCCTCAAGGGCCTTTCCGTTCACAAGCCTATCCTTACGGTAGAGGATTTTAAGGTCTCGACGTCGCTCCATGGTCAGGCGGAGGCGGCCGTCTGGGTGCTGTTCGACGGGGAGAAGGTGGAGGCGACCGCCGTGGGCGTCGGGCCGGTGGATGCGGTCATCAACGCCCTGAAACAGGCCGCATTGACCCGCGGGAAGCTCTTCTTTGAGCTGATCGACTACAATGTGGAGATCAGCTCGCCAGGGACCGATGCCTCGGTCGAGACCACCATTGTCATGAAAGACGCCGAAGGCAGTCGGATTGTCGCCATCGGAACCTCCCCGGACATTATCGTCGCCTCGGTGAACGCCTTTGTGGAAGGGTATAATTTACTCTGGCTACGGCAGAAGCGGTGA
- a CDS encoding metallopeptidase family protein has product MSAERRTLALSREEFRRLVSQAIISLPPGVAGRLTNVEIVVKDRPTSEELAMAGTDPAETLFGLYTGIPLTKRSSSYGMVLPDKITLYQRTIEEGCRTKQEVQAQIRTTLLHEIGHHFGLSEDELEQAGYE; this is encoded by the coding sequence GTGAGCGCGGAGAGGCGGACCTTGGCGCTGAGCCGCGAGGAGTTTCGTCGACTGGTTTCTCAGGCGATCATCTCTCTGCCGCCAGGAGTGGCGGGACGCCTCACCAACGTCGAGATCGTGGTGAAGGATCGCCCGACATCCGAGGAGTTAGCCATGGCCGGGACTGATCCAGCGGAAACCCTTTTTGGCCTGTACACCGGCATCCCGCTCACCAAGCGGAGCAGCTCATACGGGATGGTTCTCCCTGATAAGATCACCTTGTACCAACGAACTATTGAGGAGGGCTGTCGGACCAAACAGGAGGTCCAGGCGCAGATCCGTACGACCTTACTGCACGAGATCGGTCATCATTTTGGTCTCTCTGAAGACGAATTGGAACAGGCCGGATACGAGTAA
- a CDS encoding rhomboid family intramembrane serine protease translates to MIPLRDNVPSYHTPVVTIGLIGVNILVHLNQWMLPPGATVRFIRLYGLTPLEISSGDPLIPHPVPLYATFFTSMFVHGGLFHLGGNMLYLWIFGDNVEDRMGRLKFLVFYLLSGLAAAAAQIWANPASKIPMIGASGAISGVLGAYLFLFPRARVLTLIPLGFFYRIMEIPALVVLGFWIIVQILNGVMTLGMQVGGVAWLAHVGGFVAGLVMVIPFTGSHKRLDWRDQLL, encoded by the coding sequence GTGATCCCACTCAGGGATAATGTCCCTTCCTATCATACCCCAGTCGTCACGATTGGGCTCATCGGCGTCAACATCCTTGTGCACTTGAATCAGTGGATGCTGCCACCAGGGGCGACAGTGCGGTTTATCCGCCTGTATGGTCTGACTCCATTGGAGATCAGTAGTGGTGATCCGTTGATCCCGCATCCTGTCCCGCTCTATGCCACCTTCTTCACCTCAATGTTCGTACATGGTGGCCTGTTCCATCTTGGGGGCAACATGCTCTATCTCTGGATCTTCGGCGATAACGTAGAAGACAGAATGGGACGACTTAAATTTCTGGTCTTTTATCTGCTCTCCGGGCTGGCGGCTGCCGCTGCTCAGATCTGGGCGAATCCAGCTTCAAAGATCCCGATGATCGGCGCCAGTGGGGCGATCTCCGGCGTACTGGGAGCCTATCTTTTCCTCTTTCCCCGTGCCCGCGTCCTGACCCTTATTCCGCTGGGCTTTTTCTATCGCATTATGGAGATCCCCGCGTTGGTCGTCCTCGGGTTCTGGATTATTGTTCAGATTCTGAACGGTGTCATGACGCTGGGTATGCAGGTAGGAGGCGTCGCGTGGCTCGCTCATGTCGGAGGGTTCGTGGCAGGCCTCGTGATGGTGATACCGTTCACCGGCAGCCACAAGCGGCTCGACTGGAGGGATCAGCTATTGTGA
- a CDS encoding protein-L-isoaspartate(D-aspartate) O-methyltransferase, which yields MADQYEDESSAAARWRMVEEQLRARDIVDERVLAAMERVPRHLFVEPALKHFAYEDRPLSIGAGQTISQPYIVALMVQLLRVQPSHRILEVGTGSGYQAAILAALGAEVYSVEIISSLAEGACARLEALGYRNVRVRQGDGYEGWPEVAPFDGIVVAAGAPQIPLPLIEQLREGGRIAIPVGIARGTQDLVLGEKHGGKLRIRSIAPVLFVPLTGKGGASDW from the coding sequence GTGGCCGACCAATATGAAGATGAAAGCTCGGCGGCAGCGCGATGGCGGATGGTAGAGGAACAGCTCCGGGCCAGAGATATTGTCGATGAGCGGGTTCTCGCGGCGATGGAGAGGGTTCCCCGCCATCTGTTCGTCGAGCCGGCCCTGAAACATTTTGCCTACGAAGACCGTCCGCTCTCTATCGGGGCGGGACAGACTATTTCCCAGCCTTACATTGTCGCGCTCATGGTCCAACTCCTCCGGGTACAACCGTCGCATCGAATCCTTGAGGTTGGGACCGGTTCAGGTTATCAGGCCGCTATTCTGGCCGCGTTGGGGGCCGAGGTCTATAGTGTCGAGATCATCTCGTCACTTGCGGAAGGCGCCTGTGCCCGCCTGGAGGCTCTCGGATACCGGAATGTGCGCGTCCGACAGGGGGATGGATACGAGGGATGGCCCGAGGTCGCCCCTTTTGACGGGATCGTGGTCGCTGCCGGTGCCCCGCAGATCCCGCTCCCGTTGATCGAGCAGTTGCGCGAGGGGGGGCGAATAGCGATCCCGGTAGGAATTGCGAGAGGAACGCAGGATCTGGTCCTTGGGGAAAAGCATGGCGGGAAATTGCGGATCCGCTCGATTGCGCCTGTGCTCTTCGTGCCGTTGACGGGAAAGGGAGGCGCCTCGGACTGGTAA
- a CDS encoding RNA polymerase sigma factor RpoD/SigA, producing MPKGSFANFYKGVSNDALGAYLKRIAQVPLLKKEEELKLGKATQRGDEKALKQLVEANLRFVVKVALRYRGCGLSLPDLINEGNIGLLEAARRYSPEYNVKFITYAVWWIRQAIMQALAAGGGAVRLPLRKARLASQVDDVRADLSQQLQAAPTDSEVAEELDLSASDLEGALHRAGQLAFLSDDIGLEQRIGMELYESKQLPPADYELIRSSFREEVERMLGSLTSRERLIVELRFGLGKEEAMTLKEVGNRLKLSRERVRQIEERAKQKLCVMAKSRHLKDYLN from the coding sequence GTGCCGAAAGGATCATTCGCAAATTTTTATAAAGGGGTCTCTAACGACGCCCTTGGCGCGTATCTCAAGCGGATTGCTCAGGTGCCCCTCCTGAAGAAGGAGGAGGAGCTTAAGCTGGGAAAGGCGACTCAACGGGGGGATGAGAAGGCCTTAAAGCAACTGGTGGAGGCCAACCTCCGTTTCGTAGTCAAGGTGGCCCTCCGCTATCGAGGATGCGGCTTGTCGCTGCCGGACCTGATCAACGAAGGCAACATCGGTCTGCTCGAAGCTGCGCGCCGCTACTCGCCGGAGTATAACGTCAAATTTATCACCTACGCAGTCTGGTGGATCCGGCAAGCGATTATGCAGGCCTTGGCTGCTGGCGGAGGGGCGGTGAGGCTTCCGCTCCGAAAGGCTCGCCTCGCATCGCAAGTTGACGACGTCCGCGCCGATCTCTCCCAGCAATTACAAGCTGCGCCGACCGATTCGGAGGTGGCGGAAGAATTAGACCTTAGCGCGAGCGACCTTGAGGGGGCGTTGCACAGGGCAGGTCAGTTGGCCTTTCTTAGCGATGACATCGGCCTTGAACAGCGGATTGGGATGGAGTTATATGAATCGAAACAGCTTCCTCCTGCCGATTACGAACTGATCCGAAGTTCGTTCCGTGAAGAGGTGGAGCGGATGCTTGGCAGTCTCACCTCCAGAGAGCGGCTTATTGTGGAGTTGCGCTTCGGGTTGGGGAAGGAAGAAGCGATGACTCTGAAGGAGGTTGGCAACCGACTCAAGCTCTCGCGGGAGCGGGTCCGACAGATCGAGGAGCGCGCCAAGCAGAAATTGTGCGTGATGGCTAAGTCCAGGCATCTGAAAGATTACTTGAATTAA
- a CDS encoding methylated-DNA--[protein]-cysteine S-methyltransferase, with product MSPPLRYAPVLTPLGRLYVAYHGKAVCCVAFGSDGRRFERACVRAFGVRPMSDPHLPEEMAKQILDHLTGMRRFSGRIDLSRLTPFQRKVLQKVRTIPSGKVRSYRWVAHAIGAERAVRAVGTALAKNPIPLLIPCHRVIRSDGRLGEYSGGGPSVKAKLLAFEGVNLESVTPLRSRREI from the coding sequence ATGTCGCCTCCTCTTCGATACGCACCGGTTTTAACCCCGCTTGGACGGCTCTATGTGGCTTATCATGGCAAGGCTGTCTGCTGTGTTGCCTTTGGGTCGGATGGCCGTCGCTTTGAGCGGGCCTGCGTGAGGGCATTCGGCGTTCGGCCGATGTCGGATCCTCACCTGCCGGAAGAGATGGCCAAACAGATACTGGATCATCTGACAGGGATGCGGCGCTTTTCCGGTCGGATTGACTTGTCTCGCCTCACACCGTTCCAACGGAAGGTCTTGCAAAAGGTCAGAACCATCCCCTCCGGGAAAGTCCGCTCATACCGATGGGTCGCACACGCGATCGGCGCGGAGCGAGCTGTCCGTGCGGTTGGGACAGCATTGGCCAAGAACCCGATCCCGTTGTTAATCCCGTGCCATCGGGTGATCAGGAGCGATGGTCGCCTCGGGGAGTATTCCGGGGGTGGCCCTTCTGTAAAGGCGAAGTTGTTGGCTTTTGAGGGCGTAAATCTGGAGAGTGTGACGCCTCTGCGGAGTCGCCGTGAAATCTGA